From Bacteroidota bacterium, a single genomic window includes:
- a CDS encoding GxxExxY protein: MTENEITEIIIGCAIKVHKALGSGLLESAYEECLYYELCKTPLEIERQRPLPLIYEEVKLECGYRADLSANKKVIVEVKSIEALNDIHLAQILTYLKLANCKVGLLINFNVLKLTDGIRRVVNKY; encoded by the coding sequence ATGACTGAAAACGAAATAACGGAAATAATTATTGGATGTGCAATTAAAGTTCACAAGGCACTTGGTTCTGGTTTGTTAGAGTCAGCATATGAAGAGTGTTTGTATTATGAGTTATGCAAAACTCCCTTGGAGATTGAAAGACAAAGACCTCTACCGCTAATTTATGAAGAAGTGAAATTGGAATGTGGTTATCGTGCAGATTTATCTGCAAACAAAAAAGTAATTGTTGAAGTAAAATCCATAGAGGCGCTGAATGATATTCACCTTGCACAAATTTTAACCTATCTCAAATTAGCGAACTGTAAAGTCGGGCTATTGATTAATTTTAACGTTCTGAAATTAACTGATGGAATCAGAAGAGTAGTAAATAAATATTAA
- a CDS encoding endonuclease III encodes MSKKVNWEEAVQPLIKKYKGKKHPLDYKNLYQLVVMVILSAQDSDKHINQVAIPFFEAFPDMPSLAKADEQMLFKYISKVRNFGNKTKWLMTLAKTLKEDKNIPLTMDELTALTGIGRKSANVIMRESGKKAEGVIVDLHVVRVAPRLGIATGTDPKKIEKQIMEAIPQKDWGVGMDISFLGREICRPTNPKCNECVMNKVCAYYKTQKI; translated from the coding sequence ATGAGTAAGAAAGTCAATTGGGAAGAAGCAGTACAGCCCCTAATAAAAAAATACAAAGGGAAAAAACATCCGCTTGATTATAAAAATCTTTATCAGCTTGTTGTGATGGTGATTCTTTCTGCGCAGGATTCTGACAAGCACATCAATCAGGTAGCTATTCCTTTCTTTGAAGCATTCCCTGACATGCCCTCACTCGCTAAAGCCGATGAGCAAATGCTTTTCAAATACATCAGCAAGGTTCGTAACTTCGGCAACAAAACAAAATGGTTAATGACACTGGCGAAAACTCTGAAAGAAGACAAAAATATTCCGCTTACAATGGATGAATTGACTGCGCTAACTGGAATTGGAAGAAAATCCGCCAATGTAATCATGCGCGAATCAGGAAAGAAAGCTGAAGGTGTGATTGTGGATTTGCATGTAGTTCGCGTTGCACCGCGTTTGGGGATTGCTACAGGAACTGACCCGAAGAAAATTGAAAAGCAAATCATGGAAGCCATTCCTCAAAAAGACTGGGGAGTTGGAATGGATATTTCTTTTTTAGGAAGAGAGATTTGCAGACCAACAAATCCGAAGTGCAATGAGTGCGTGATGAATAAAGTTTGTGCGTATTACAAAACTCAAAAAATATAA